The sequence below is a genomic window from Pagrus major chromosome 20, Pma_NU_1.0.
GTGAGCTGCACCACGCCAAGCTGTGTGTGTCCACTACAGTCTCACAGCAGGGGTACCCGCGCTGCTGTGGTCCTTCTTGCTAGCAGGGAGGAACGAACCCCCCCGCGATGGAGCCGTGTCGCCACATGGATTGAGTCAGAAACGTTTCGTCATAGGCAAGCAACGAGGCAGCGAGAATGGAACAGCAGAAAGCACCAAGGGCTAACTGTTGATTATGTCAGCAGCTAGAAACCGCCCACAGGTGTTCAAGTTGAGCAAGGTAGGCAACGCCATTCACCTGGCCACCACATTGGAATGGAAAAACCAGTCCCAAACCAGTTGTGCCTGCAGAGCTTGCCTGCTGATAACTCTTCACCGCTCACAGTCTGGTCCAGCATCCATGCTTGCACCCTTGTGTATGTGTTCACGCCCTGCATCGATTACAGATGTATGGAAGATATATCAGGCgttaaataatattttacaaatgtatGATAGCGACCCGTGCTCGACCCCTGAGTTAAATCAAAGTGACAGTGGGACATGGTACGTATAAGCACATATCCACACCGCCAATAAACTAAACAGGCAGTTATTGATCCGGACCATCTCCCTTCACTGGAGGTCCCAGAGGTTGAGAATGCAATATTAATGGATTGGGGGGGGAGTTGttgtatgcctgtgtgtgtttatttctgagcgagtgtgtgcatgtgtgtgagagcatgcGATCACGCTCATAGCTCATGCAGGGCGACTCCATTAACCGGCGTGGCGGTGGCGGTCAGCAGTTTATGGCGACCAGGCTCACAGGTCAAGGGGGAGTGAATAGGTCAAAGATTGCCATCCCCAAAGGTCTCCAATCACCCCAGTGAATTGATTGCTTACACATCAGAAACGCCACTGCCTTGTGTTAGCTTCAAATTTAGCCCTGGATGCCTGTAGCCATATGACCCCCACCTAACCCCCCCCACTCAATCGCCCACACTCTCCACCAACTTCATTCAGTCTCCGCACACTTCAACTTGGAAGTGTTTGACAAAGATTTACTGACCGCTCACTTCAAGGAAAAACTCAATTTTGGCATTGAAACCACTCTTATATTTGTCAGTTCAATATGAGgctacagttagcttagctcGACATAGAGACTGGGAACAGAAGGAAAGCTAACTTAGCTTTGTTTGAGGGTAACAAAATCTggattaaataaaacacatttgattaGTTAGTCAGCTTTAGAGACACTGGTTGGGTCAGAAACAATCAGACTGTTTCCTCGTCTCCATGATTtatgctgagctaagctaactggctgctatAGCTCCAGCTGTTGATGTACtcatgctgtttgtgtgttaaacTCTTGATTTTATAATTGTGAGTGCAGGTTAAAGATTAAAGTAACATTCAACAATATTtcattgtaaataaatgttcGTTTTCCAACAAGTCATCCCTTAAAATCACACAACGCTGATTAACTGTATTTTCTTTGCTAATCATCTGGTGTCTGGCTGGTCGCTTccaggaaaaatgaaaatcatctgCTAAACAGATGTATTGCGTAGTCCGGCCAGCAGCAATGTTGGTTTGTTTGGAATAAATACAAAGAGGATGAACTGAGGTTGACTGTAGAAATGAGGCCAAAACACatgtttcagaataaaagtttaGTCAGAATTTCCAGCAATATTTCAAATACAAAAGTCTCAGGAAAACATCTCAACAATAGTTTGTCATCTTATAAATTAGGCttttagaaatacacagttgcaTGTAAGTACCGCTTGTGGAGGTGAGTGTTGAATAAGTGAAGTAGGAAACGATCACGAAACAGAGGTTGTGTGTAAAGAACTTAAATAAGAGCAGATTTACAGCACATGGTGGactgtgttttacatttctggTACCTCTCTGCACCTCTGCCAGGTATCCTCCTGCATTTGctacatctttatttttttacagtcagGGAAAAGGAGCTCGCATTGAATGAACTGAAGAACAATAACTGCGTAGTCTGTATAAACATGTCTATCATTTACCCAGCAGTGAACTGAACAATGTTGAAGGGATTTAAGCGATCCTTAAAGATACATTTACGTCTcaacaacacacatttacatttactttgatTGTACCGTTGTGCGTAATTCAAAACCCTTTGCGTCTTTCCTCACTGTTGCATCGTTTCTTCAGCAGAGCTCCTCAACATGTCATTTGGTTTATTGAAGCTTTTTGCTGTCAAGCCTTGTTACTCATTTGCCGTTTGGTATAACTTCAGTCACATCTCTTGGCAGTGGTGGAGTCTTTTTCGATGTTATTTTCAATTTAGAGGCTGTGCTGTTAAGTGTTTTGGACAGCAATGAGAGCTTTGCATACCTCTGGCACTCGGGGTGCCAAGTGCTAGAAGTTCcaatttaaagtaaataagCACTATGCTTCAATGTGGCTTGTGTTTGtcgcacagcagcagcagcgtgagCCCCGACCAGCGCTTCTCCCAAGCTTTTGTTCAGCATTGCTTTGTAAAGTGGCTCAGGGGATTCAAGGTCTCACAATCTTTTGTTAAAGCTCCtgtttgtaagatagttgattttagAGTCTCTTTCGAAATCGTCAAATACTCACGCTTTaggattgtaggtcgggttgACCGCCagcccaaagcatcagtatttgatgaatTCGGAAACCTAAAGTCGTCATATTGTCATCTAACTGACAAGCAGGAGCTTTAACATGGCTCTTGTAAATCCAGAGGAAGGCAGGAGTTTTCATAGTGAGCTTTCATAGTGTAGGAAATGAAGGAAAGGCATGTTTTGCACAGTAAAAGCTTTGGTTGCACAAAATGCTTTCAAGGTATCCCTGTCTGGTTTTGGTAGTTGGCCTCAGAAGAACGCTACTAACAGTTTTTAAGAGCTTTGGTGAGTAGCTGTTCAGTCCCAGCCAAAATTGTGGCCAGTCATTTGGTAAAACTTGAGATTGAAGGGTCTGTAGAAGTCTCTGAGCCTGAGCAGGACCTCGGAGGGGATCTGGGGATGGGGCCTGCCCTTTGACTTCCCCAGGCAGCGTGGTCTGCTGCTCCCCTCGGGCTTCTTTAGGCAGGGGAAGCCTTTGGTCTGGTTGAAGTAGAAGTGCTTGTCTGTCACCACGCGTTTGAGTCCCAGGAAGTCCTGGACCCGGCCCATCTCGCCCGCCGGGTCCGTCACGAGGCGCTCTCCGCTGACAAAGAGGAGGCGCGAGAGCGGGAAGAAGCGCAGCCAGTTCTCCAGGTGCTTGGCGTAGATGCCAATGCGCACGGCGCTCCAAGACGTGTCGATGAGGCCCGTGGTGGTGTTGCGGAAGGCCAGGTTCTGAAAGGACGGGAGCCCGGGAGATTTCGACAGAGTCTGGGTGTAATCAGAAACAGCCCGGGTCACAGGGTCACGCACCACCACGATGAGCTTGGTGTGGCGGCTCATGGAGAAGACACGGCGAGGGGCCTCTTTGGTGATGAAGTAACTGGGAGTCTTCTCCATAGTGATCTGACCCTCCAGAGTGCGAGGCATCAGGTTCCTGcagggaagagaagaagaaagacagagagagagagttaataCTTTAAACATAGCGTGAGCGTCGACTTGAGAAAATACCAACACACTGCACAGCATGTTCTCCATCAAAAATTACATCCGTACATCAGGATTAAATTAATACATCTGCTTGATTTTCTCATAATTCTCAAAGCATTCCTCTGATGATGCCTCTCTTGCCTCGAAGGCTTTTTGATTTCGCTTTGTAATTACTGGGGTAAATCTGTGATTAGAGGGAGATAAACATGACATTAGGTTTCTGGCATTGATGGAGTGACCGTGTCAGCGCAGACCGGGAGGGAGTCTGCGAGTGGCTACTGTAGGAAAACCGCAAGGCTATATTAACCTCAGAAAAGTAATTTCCTCTCATCCGCTGCCTCCTCCTGAACAGACTCATAACTGCCGGGGCTCTCCCTCCGCCGCCGTCCCAAAGGACCGCAGTAACGGCCACATTACTGTCATACCGCTGGTATTTGTAGTCTTACAGCAGGGTTGGAGAAGTTATTAAATGATTTCCCCTTTAGTGTGCCCTGCAAGCTAATCCTTATCACATAACACTGTTGGGAAAGTtactaaaaaatgtaattgttacATGTTATTCGTTGACACTACTTTACTAATAAATAAGCAGCAAAAGTAATAAAAGTTAGCCACATGACTCGTTAACATGACTTTTATTAGTCAGCGCCTTTAAACAACTCCAAATGCTCAACACATGTCACATATTCAGTATTTAACAGCTGTCATTATGACATTATGGTTTAACAAGTAGCCAACCTTGTTTACAGATATTTACGGACCATCAACAGCTAGCTTAACGTTAGCTTAAATAACTAATTCCTGAATGTATTTTAACAGCGACTAACGATAGAAAGCTAGCTAAGAACACGCTACATGGAAATAAGACAACTTGGAGTTACTGGACGGCACGTTTCCACTGTTTTGGTAGCCCTTGCGtcaagctagcaagctaacggTGAGTTAGTGTCTAGTGTTATTTCCAACTGTAATCACATTATTGTAATACCGCACTTAATAATGTGCTTCTGCCCAACACTGGACATCAAATAACAAATGACTGTGAACTTGTTTTTACATGTATCTCAGTGTCTCGTATAAAAGTATGGAAAAACAGCAGGTGATAGCAGTTTTCACGCGGCGACGTAGAAAGGATGGAGGGGATCGTTAACTGCAAAACGGACGGAAAGTTAGCTGAAACAATGACagcgcttacagcagctttaatttatcacttacacctgtgcttttcgTGACATGTCAGTGAATAAAAGGTCTTTTGCTGAAATTTGGAAAATTCAGGCAGGGCAATCCATCAGGGAGCTTAAAATGTTTGGGTTAGCCACatttagaggaggaaaaagacagGTTTACCTCAGAATAAAGTGGTTTGGATAATTTGGCGAAACATTTGGTGTATTTGGCATTTGACCTCTTGTCTCTTGGACTTTGTTACAGCGGTATTGCCTTGTTCCCATGAATTAACTTGAGTATACTGTTATCATTACTGATAGAAATAATGGCCAACGTTACCAAAATAAGACCCAAGTTATAATACACTGGAATTATCATTTAATTTACTGAATATTTtggctgcagaaaaaaacaggcaCAAGTCCAAAAGTGTCCTGTGACAAACAGGTTAATATCGGCTTATGGTCGACATGTGTTCGCACTCAATCCTGGGTATTGCCTTTGGCCCTCTGATGGTTATTATCGTCAGTGGTTGAGGTATTCTAGGCACACTTTGGCTTTTATGCACTGGGTTGCCCACTTCCTCCTGATCTTTACCCCTACTTAGATGACTCAGAGGCTGAGAAGACGTAGTAGTACCTCAAAGAGTTCACCGATGTCTGTGCTTGACTGAGAGTCCTCATAACGTGCCAGAGCAGATTGTATATAAAACGAGGGAAATGGGAGGGAAAGGAAAACCTATTTATCTCGTGttctttatttcattcaaaAGCTACTGTAACACTCAAATGGAATCTAATAACCTCCGTTATAAGAAAATATCCTGCCAATTTTcctctcttaaaaaaaacaacagccccTTTAGTTGAGTTTAAAGAAGAGATTCAGATCTCAGGCTGAGTTTGTGCTATAGAAATCGAAGCGGTGAGGAATTCCAGTGTTGCAACTGTGAAAGATCCCTCAGCTAATTTCCAtgcttccctcccctccctcctcagcaGGCATGTGGTGATGGTTGGGTCGGAGACTTCGTGGTTGGTCTGTAAGTGAAGGGCTTATGGGGCTCTGAGCTCTGGTGTGTGGTGATGGAGCCGACTCcatgttcctctctctctgatccaacacacacagtcagctcCAAGTCCGGCATGTCCCCCTGGCATGAGGCTACGAGGGTAACACCAAGTACACAACTTATGGTATTCATGAGAAAACCTCTGAGTTGTATTACAGGGCCGGGGCTAAACAAAGCGGAGAAAGACACATCAAATacaaaagggagagaaagtttacaaaaacaatactgtTTCTATGGCTAGACTCCACACTGGGATGTTTTACAATGAGCATGTCAGGCCAGAGCGTAAACCTTTCGCTCTGAAGCCAAGTTTCTGCGACGGGCATATTTCTGGTCACCGCATGACGTGACTGGCAGTATAGTTTTTATGAATCTAGATTCAAGAAGCTAAATTTCTGATTTTGGATCCAAGGACAGTTTAACAGCTCTGGCTTCGAGAGGAAATTCCGGGCTCGGATACTGTTACCCTCACGTGTCATCAGTCTGTGAGGTTATTGTGCGTGCCCTTTTGGTTCATCCACTTCTCTCCTCAGCTCGCCTTGTTTACCTGTGTTTCCTACACTTTACTGACTGTAACTCTCAAGAGGCACCAAGGGAACATGCCTGGCAATTAAGTACTTCCAGGACAGGAAAAAGGGAGAGTTGCATCCTTTAATCGACACAGTTAGGGCTGCAATTCCTCGGTGTAATTGTCGGTggagtttgctttttttttgacaaaattcaacgttcattcatttaatcattttacaGTAGGGTTGTATAACTTGTTGTAGAGGTAGAGACGAGATAAAGGAGCCCTATtaagctttctttctttccttcagtgttttaacagggtcttgtgcatgtgaaagtCATAGTCCAGAAccacagaagctcctctctcccacagaaaacactgctcctgaaacgcctcgtcagtaattcccgcctttaattccgtgactttgtgagaTCACACTACgtcatgtcacatatttgcataatttatgcctagcggctagttcgGCTTGTAAGAATTAATTCAccacagctgctttgttgttgttagcggtcCTGGCTCagacgtgtgtgagctgaccaatcagaggggagtgggtattcaggagggggggccttaaagagacaggagctaaaactgagagtttcagacagagagagggggaataaCGGACGGTATGAAAAACTACAGCCTGAGTaaagaagctgctccgtagtctcggcagtggatacttctgtatcgcTTGCCAGGcgtcagcagggtgaacagcAGCGGCTGGGGTTGGCATATGTTCTGAatgaataattattaaaattgtatgtaataataataatacttggATTTCTGATTTATTTCTCCCAGTATGACTCTCGAACATTAGTGCAAAACAGCGGCTGCAGAAACAATCCCTCTGCTCTGGACTAATACTTGATGGTATGATTGATGTTTTGGATTGTAGAATTGTGACTGTAGCATCATCTAAAAAATGTTATGCAAAggaatatgaaaaaacaaaacaaacacacactaccAAACAGCAATATGTAAGATGTGGGATAGAGCAAgatatttttagtatttttgtatttttctgtggtTGCAGACAGCAACATCCACAAGCCCACAACCagatctgaaaacaaaacaactgaggTGCCAGTGTGTTTGCACTGTTTGGTGAATGTGTCATCAGTCTAATGGAAGCCACGGTGTTCCAGTCGAGGCTGAGTGGGGCTTCCATTGACATCGTGTTTACATTTCGGACCACTGGCCTGTAATCACAGAACAGCCTGGCTACAACAGAAAGCACAGGAGGAGGCCACACAGCGGTACGGGGAGGAGGGCGTGCAGGGAAGCGATAGCAGAGGAGCAAAGCAGAAGAGTGGGCAAGACTAGAAAGAAAGGCGGCATGAGAGGTACAAGcacagacggagagaggaaaaaagcagCAGAACTCCAAAAGGGCTCAAAATCCTCTCATTAACCTGGAGCCACTGTTCAGAAGCGTCTAATCTCGTCTTCTCTCATGAAGATAAAAAGTGTTTGATCTGTTTATCTGATATCAGCTGCTGTGAGCCGCCTCTGTGTGGTTTCCAAAGAGAGTTTAGGGAGACCTAGCGacctgatgtttgttttcatcacacCTTTACTGTTAGCATCTGGAGCAGGAATGCAGTCGAGGTTTGAAAGTGCGCAGATGTGCGTTTATCTGTGCATACAAATGTGTCCAGACGCTCTCACACGCTCACGTTTGGCTGTGCTCAGTGTGGGTGGGCCGGGCTTTATTAGCGCCCGTGTAAAGGACTGCAGGCTAATAGGTTACTGTTTATGAGTAGATATGAGGACGTATGCGGACCTACGTCAGGCTGGACAGGAGACGAGCAGGGACGACTTAATGCGGAGGTAGTAGACAGATCttttaaaaaggcattttccatttctgcaaGCCAAGCTGAGGTAACGACATATTTGGTCAAAAGTGAGTTAACACTTGattcttttgacatttttatgacataAAAATGATTACGCCATAAAAGTGTAACATTTCCATGAAACGCTATGCAGAATTTGCAATTACTACAAAATGGAGCCTCAGTAAAATGAAAGCCAAACCGCACTCTGCACTCCGGCTCGGTAAACTGGCCTCACCAACCACTTACTGCACCCTCTGCCACAGAGAGGCAGCTAAAAGCTAGCGAGTGGTCAGATACACACAGCTAGCTTTAGCTAAAGGTATGTTTAGCTTCTCTGCTTACAACTAGCTACTAGCTGTAATTGGAAAAATATCAACTTCGCTGAACTGACATCTTTCTGttcacacaacaaaaaacaaaaaaagcatcataggtctcctttaaagtctGAGAAGAATGAccctggtgatgtcatcagggtcaTCTCAGCTTCCACCTGGAGACCAGGCTACACATATTTTACGGAAAGTGTTACAAAGTGGGGGCAAGAGATGGGTGTTTACCAGACACATTAAGTTGTATGACAAATGCAATTGagatgcattatgggaaatgtaggataaAGTGTCTTGGGAGTTTTTGACTCATACTTGGGAGTTAAAGTCTCAGCTCTGTAGAtttgactttacttttaaaagttttaaaagtctGTACCCActtttattaaatgatgatgGTAATTAAATCATCGTATACATTTGATAAATGTTAATTAGAAATGTTAGACAGAGCAAAAAGGAGATACACTTGATCACAAAGAATTACAGGGGGTGTATCTGTAACTTTTACTTctataaatacaattttaaaaatatcttatGTCTTAACCAGGTGGAACAAACTGTAAATTCACCAATGTCTGTTGAAaatttttgtgacttttttctgGTTGTACTGAACTTGCACTGAACTGAGACCCTTAAACCGACTTAGCAGTAACATCTGTGTACTGTTACACCCCTATAATGAACTATTAAGtataaataatagaaaataatCTATTCTCttaagaaaaaaactcaaagaaCACGTCTGGACTGCAGCTACTGCATTTTCCTTGTAAACTCTAAACACAGGATGCATCTGCATTTGTAGACTTGTTATCTGTAGTCATGCAAATGAATTTTTGGGGGTAAAATGATGGAaaagagcatttaaaaaatgcatcacaGCCTGTCTATCTGTTTGGCAGCCTGAAAACCCCTCCCTGTCATCTTCACTGTTTCTGAAGTGACTTTATGAGGCAGATTGCTGCCTTGAATGACGGGTTTCACCAACTTAAGTGCTTAtcatgtgtgactgtgtgtgtagtTTAGAGTAAAAAGGGCACCTGCAGGCACCGTAAACACAGTGGTTATTATCGCTTTTGTAGTGGGAAGCACAAACTCcagtcattttcatttctgtttgtacaccacccatctctctctctctctctctctctctctctctctctctctgtgcttttCACTATGACATACACTCGCTCACGTAAACACaacgcacacacatacgcacaacAACCATCTGAACATGCCTTTCACAGGATGGATCCACATCTGGGAGCAATGAAGTCCTcagtgtacatgtgtgtttgtgtgtgtatggcgGAGATGAGGGAAGTGTTTCTGGGTTTAGGAAGTTTCCCTCTGGTCCTGGGGTTCGGAGCTCTGAAAGCTGTGATCCGTACCGGCTCTGCTGGGCCACAGGCCAGACCCCCGGACCCTCTTAATCCCCACCAGCCTGCACTGCTCGGAAATGGACTCTTCCATCCTGAAGGTCAGCGGCAGATGGTTGTGATTCAGAGGGCGAGACCACCGGGGATCACGGGGGATCATGTAATGCAACATGTCATCATGTGCAGATCTCGCTCTCGTACATGCTATgtctttttccttccttttatcCCTCCGTTTCTCTTTCACTCACATCCTggacttttttcccccacttttCCTCATCTCCCTCTCCAGACTTCAAAGCCTCCACTTGGCCTCTACTGTATCCCTCAGAACGAGACTGTTGTGAATACATTTGACATGTGTGAAGGAACTTTAAAACACATCCTCGACCActacagagaaacacatgaagacagatacagtgtgcctgtgtgtgcccAAAGATCTGTACAAGCTGCTGCGTGGAGGGAGAGGTTTGTCATTACTGACGGCAAATACAGGGCTGAGGAGCTTCGGTGGGCTGATTAGAAGTCAGCGGGGACTGTAAGCAGCTCAATAAAGGAGGAGGTAAAGTAGTacttctctttgtgtctgttggAGTCGGGCCATTGCATTAGTTGGATGGCCAATGTTCAGCCGTTTGTCAAATGTATCCATTGCTTTGTAAAAATAGAGAAAACTTCCATCCAggatatttatgtattttttcaggTACTCAAATGTCTGGTTATCAGGCTGCCAAATCAAGCCTAAAGTGATTAATGATAAGTAATTGCGTTTGGCTTCCATTGTAGACGAGTTTCAGAAGCTTTTCCTGTAAAGAAGAAAATTCAGGTGGAAAATGTCTGTACAGTTTtaacagtaataaaaaaaaggaggcaacTTCAGCAGTGTCTACATATAATAAAATCTAAGACTTTTACAgaacttaaaggggctctgtggagcttctgtgtCTCGCTGGAAGCCAGTCGTTTATTAGACAACGTTAGCGGACTCCTTTactggagagaggcactgaagACGAGGCACTGGAGAACGTGCATGAAGTCGCATCCTCTGGACCGCCATGAAAAATGCGAGtacagtccagcagctttgAACAACTTCACGTCCGCAACCGAAAGAGACGGGGAAGGTGTCATTGTCACGTCACGTTGCAATCAGTGCACATattgccaataaaaaagtgattaacaCA
It includes:
- the LOC141015543 gene encoding heparan sulfate glucosamine 3-O-sulfotransferase 6-like; translation: MGCSKWRAAFNFGHLKVQSKLSVFFTMIILFTYLFYCLNGYCDSLPRPVYDQQSNYHNKIVVNDGHQTSAQQPGAYNASQVSFVREQLSDFTNSDAPSNNISIANNFGSKKFPQAIIIGVKKGGTRALLEFLRIHPDVRAVGSEPHFFDRFYDKGLEWYRNLMPRTLEGQITMEKTPSYFITKEAPRRVFSMSRHTKLIVVVRDPVTRAVSDYTQTLSKSPGLPSFQNLAFRNTTTGLIDTSWSAVRIGIYAKHLENWLRFFPLSRLLFVSGERLVTDPAGEMGRVQDFLGLKRVVTDKHFYFNQTKGFPCLKKPEGSSRPRCLGKSKGRPHPQIPSEVLLRLRDFYRPFNLKFYQMTGHNFGWD